The Populus nigra chromosome 19, ddPopNigr1.1, whole genome shotgun sequence genome includes a window with the following:
- the LOC133679307 gene encoding protein OCTOPUS-like isoform X2, which translates to MTQPPQPHPPKHRHPSCHRHPSKPVTGFCASCLRERLAGIDPDTHQETPVTHLAAELRRSKSYSSTTTRNNPNNNNASTTATTSEPRRKSCDVGPFRNTLSDLFHVDDKRRSSSIEKTKGFDSGLELKEEENLGEIRVSAQDANNSEGNVEDLEEDGELKTMKEFIDLEWERKKTGGRHLKDIAGSFWEVASVFSKKLGKWQRKHKRKEKIDGGNLGGLVKNEKLSVRKLRETQSEIGEYGFGRRSCDTDPRLSVDVARLSVDDSHYSFDEPRASWDGNLIGKTYPRLTPLVSVMEDVKLPSGAVENAKENDSLKNEGESSPGGTMLTMNYYSDRRRKSFDRSGSNRRVGLGDEEFKSMSNAKVSPETVGLFHGAKLLVTEKELRDSNWYSHKDHREENVDAVSKDVSSITGGGVRKKGFKFKKSHKWYGVWNIWGLMQRSSQRKCGDEESRVSGNAVHGPIPESWQNLSGVADGEANRIVSPKLIRSYTVSARDSCQMACSTNGAESKANGIKRGEELLLQRNRSTSRL; encoded by the exons ATGACCCAACCACCGCAACCTCACCCCCCAAAGCACCGCCACCCTTCCTGCCACCGCCACCCTTCCAAACCCGTCACTGGATTCTGCGCCTCCTGTCTCCGAGAACGCCTCGCCGGCATCGACCCTGACACCCACCAAGAAACCCCCGTGACCCATCTCGCCGCCGAGCTCCGTCGTAGCAAATCCTACTCCAGCACCACCACAAGAAACAACCCCAACAATAACAATGCCTCCACCACTGCCACCACCTCTGAGCCCCGCCGCAAATCATGCGACGTTGGACCGTTTCGTAACACTCTCTCTGATCTCTTCCACGTCGATGATAAAAGAAGAAGCTCCTCGATTGAAAAGACAAAGGGTTTTGATTCAGGGCttgaattaaaagaagaggAGAATTTAGGAGAGATTAGGGTTTCTGCGCAGGATGCGAATAACAGTGAAGGGAATGTGGAGGATCTTGAAGAGGATGGAGAgttaaaaacaatgaaagagTTTATAGACCTTGAATGGGAGAGAAAGAAAACTGGAGGGAGACATCTCAAGGACATTGCGGGGAGTTTTTGGGAGGTGGCTTCAGTGTTTAGTAAGAAATTAGGGAAATGGCAGCGAAAACATAAAAGGAAGGAGAAGATAGATGGGGGAAATCTTGGTGGTTTGGTGAAAAATGAGAAGTTGAGTGTCAGGAAATTGAGAGAGACGCAATCAGAGATTGGAGAGTATGGATTTGGGAGGAGATCTTGTGACACTGATCCAAGATTATCTGTGGACGTGGCACGGTTGTCTGTTGATGATTCTCACTATTCGTTCGATGAGCCTAGGGCTTCTTGGGATGGAAACTTAATTGGTAAAACTTATCCGAGGCTAACTCCATTGGTTTCGGTTATGGAGGATGTCAAGTTGCCTAGTGGTGCTGTTGAGAATGCAAAGGAGAATGATAGTCTGAAGAATGAAGGGGAAAGTAGTCCTGGAGGTACGATGCTAACTATGAATTATTATTCAGACAGGAGGAGGAAGAGTTTTGATCGTTCCGGATCTAATAGGAGAGTGGGGCTAGGGGATGAAGAGTTTAAATCAATGTCGAATGCCAAGGTGTCTCCTGAAACAGTTGGGTTATTCCATGGGGCAAAGTTGTTGGTCACAGAGAAAGAATTGAGGGACTCAAATTGGTACTCTCACAAAGATCACCGTGAGGAGAATGTGGATGCCGTTTCCAAAGATGTTAGTTCTATTACTGGTGGCGGGGTTAGGAAGAAGGGTTTCAAATTCAAGAAGTCGCATAAGTGGTATGGCGTGTGGAATATTTGGGGTTTGATGCAGAGGAGTAGTCAGAGAAAATGTGGAGATGAGGAGAGTCGAGTTAGTGGAAATGCGGTTCATGGGCCAATACCAGAGTCTTGGCAGAATTTGAGTGGCGTGGCCGATGGAGAAGCAAACAGGATTGTGAGCCCGAAGCTTATTCGGAGCTATACTGTGAGTGCAAGGGATTCCTGCCAGATGGCTTGCAGTACAAATGGTGCTGAGAGCAAAGCGAATGGCATTAAGAGAGGGGAAGAGCTTTTGCTGCAGCGGAACCGGAGTACCAG TAGGCTCTGA
- the LOC133679757 gene encoding uncharacterized protein LOC133679757, which produces MEKAREFLNLSNEESESVSSIKFHPHRPWIERSFYEDFCIRGIQVDRIEPGFISTTFKVPPRLTDRNGKLATGAIANLVDEGGALVAQAEGIPFLVSVDMSISFLSTANVNDELEITARVLGRNGGYAGTIVLVKNKATGELIAEGRHSLFGKHNSKM; this is translated from the exons ATGGAGAAGGCCAGGGAGTTTTTGAATCTGAGCAATGAAGAATCAGAGAGCGTGTCCTCAATCAAGTTTCATCCTCACAGACCATGGATTGAACGCAGTTTCTATGAAGATTTTTGTATTAGAGGAATCCAAGTTGACCGGATTGAACCCGGGTTCATCTCTACCACTTTCAAGGTCCCTCCTCGCCTCACT GATAGAAATGGGAAGTTAGCAACCGGGGCAATTGCAAACCTCGTTGACGAAGGAGGTGCTTTAGTTGCCCAAGCTGAGGGTATCCCTTTTCTTGTCTCCGTGGATATGTCCATCTCTTTTCTCTCCACTGCAAACGTTAAT GATGAATTAGAGATTACTGCGAGGGTTTTAGGACGAAATGGAGGCTATGCTGGAACTATTGTTCTTGTGAAAAACAAAGCAACAGGGGAGTTAATTGCTGAAGGTCGACACTCCCTGTTTGGCAAACATAATAGCAAAATGTGA
- the LOC133679307 gene encoding protein OCTOPUS-like isoform X1 — translation MTQPPQPHPPKHRHPSCHRHPSKPVTGFCASCLRERLAGIDPDTHQETPVTHLAAELRRSKSYSSTTTRNNPNNNNASTTATTSEPRRKSCDVGPFRNTLSDLFHVDDKRRSSSIEKTKGFDSGLELKEEENLGEIRVSAQDANNSEGNVEDLEEDGELKTMKEFIDLEWERKKTGGRHLKDIAGSFWEVASVFSKKLGKWQRKHKRKEKIDGGNLGGLVKNEKLSVRKLRETQSEIGEYGFGRRSCDTDPRLSVDVARLSVDDSHYSFDEPRASWDGNLIGKTYPRLTPLVSVMEDVKLPSGAVENAKENDSLKNEGESSPGGTMLTMNYYSDRRRKSFDRSGSNRRVGLGDEEFKSMSNAKVSPETVGLFHGAKLLVTEKELRDSNWYSHKDHREENVDAVSKDVSSITGGGVRKKGFKFKKSHKWYGVWNIWGLMQRSSQRKCGDEESRVSGNAVHGPIPESWQNLSGVADGEANRIVSPKLIRSYTVSARDSCQMACSTNGAESKANGIKRGEELLLQRNRSTRYSPNNLDNGLLRFYLSPLRSYGRSKSGKSRLRNTNSMSRNVL, via the coding sequence ATGACCCAACCACCGCAACCTCACCCCCCAAAGCACCGCCACCCTTCCTGCCACCGCCACCCTTCCAAACCCGTCACTGGATTCTGCGCCTCCTGTCTCCGAGAACGCCTCGCCGGCATCGACCCTGACACCCACCAAGAAACCCCCGTGACCCATCTCGCCGCCGAGCTCCGTCGTAGCAAATCCTACTCCAGCACCACCACAAGAAACAACCCCAACAATAACAATGCCTCCACCACTGCCACCACCTCTGAGCCCCGCCGCAAATCATGCGACGTTGGACCGTTTCGTAACACTCTCTCTGATCTCTTCCACGTCGATGATAAAAGAAGAAGCTCCTCGATTGAAAAGACAAAGGGTTTTGATTCAGGGCttgaattaaaagaagaggAGAATTTAGGAGAGATTAGGGTTTCTGCGCAGGATGCGAATAACAGTGAAGGGAATGTGGAGGATCTTGAAGAGGATGGAGAgttaaaaacaatgaaagagTTTATAGACCTTGAATGGGAGAGAAAGAAAACTGGAGGGAGACATCTCAAGGACATTGCGGGGAGTTTTTGGGAGGTGGCTTCAGTGTTTAGTAAGAAATTAGGGAAATGGCAGCGAAAACATAAAAGGAAGGAGAAGATAGATGGGGGAAATCTTGGTGGTTTGGTGAAAAATGAGAAGTTGAGTGTCAGGAAATTGAGAGAGACGCAATCAGAGATTGGAGAGTATGGATTTGGGAGGAGATCTTGTGACACTGATCCAAGATTATCTGTGGACGTGGCACGGTTGTCTGTTGATGATTCTCACTATTCGTTCGATGAGCCTAGGGCTTCTTGGGATGGAAACTTAATTGGTAAAACTTATCCGAGGCTAACTCCATTGGTTTCGGTTATGGAGGATGTCAAGTTGCCTAGTGGTGCTGTTGAGAATGCAAAGGAGAATGATAGTCTGAAGAATGAAGGGGAAAGTAGTCCTGGAGGTACGATGCTAACTATGAATTATTATTCAGACAGGAGGAGGAAGAGTTTTGATCGTTCCGGATCTAATAGGAGAGTGGGGCTAGGGGATGAAGAGTTTAAATCAATGTCGAATGCCAAGGTGTCTCCTGAAACAGTTGGGTTATTCCATGGGGCAAAGTTGTTGGTCACAGAGAAAGAATTGAGGGACTCAAATTGGTACTCTCACAAAGATCACCGTGAGGAGAATGTGGATGCCGTTTCCAAAGATGTTAGTTCTATTACTGGTGGCGGGGTTAGGAAGAAGGGTTTCAAATTCAAGAAGTCGCATAAGTGGTATGGCGTGTGGAATATTTGGGGTTTGATGCAGAGGAGTAGTCAGAGAAAATGTGGAGATGAGGAGAGTCGAGTTAGTGGAAATGCGGTTCATGGGCCAATACCAGAGTCTTGGCAGAATTTGAGTGGCGTGGCCGATGGAGAAGCAAACAGGATTGTGAGCCCGAAGCTTATTCGGAGCTATACTGTGAGTGCAAGGGATTCCTGCCAGATGGCTTGCAGTACAAATGGTGCTGAGAGCAAAGCGAATGGCATTAAGAGAGGGGAAGAGCTTTTGCTGCAGCGGAACCGGAGTACCAGGTACTCTCCAAACAACCTTGATAATGGCCTGCTACGGTTCTACCTGTCACCATTAAGGAGTTATGGAAGAAGCAAATCTGGAAAGAGTAGGCTAAGGAACACAAATTCCATGTCAAGGAATGTTTTGTAA
- the LOC133679722 gene encoding uncharacterized protein LOC133679722: MVRKRFQETKTGIEYLKSVDYDKYLRKVGIGKEDHYFWKQIGKALLCTYTLIGVVWVYNETSPLGWWTLKPKPKEERELAHLYERREFPYPGDAEAMEEFVAKGGMIGTTIGPKGTMETDKDSYNYQKQLQDKKFEQEAQKMWFRMRNEVIQELQEKGYDVE; this comes from the exons ATGGTTCGCAAACGTTTTCAAGAGACCAAAACAG gtaTTGAATATCTGAAATCAGTGGATTACGATAAGTATCTGAGGAAAGTAGGAATAGGAAAAGAAGACCATTACTTCTGGAAGCAAATAGGCAAGGCGCTTCTCTGCACATACACTCTCATCGGTGTTGTGTGGGTTTACAACGAAACATCACCACTTGGTTGGTGGACActgaaaccaaaaccaaaggAGGAAAGAGAGCTTGCCCATTTGTATGAGAGGCGAGAATTTCCATATCCAGGCGATGCAGAAGCAATGGAAGAGTTTGTTGCGAAGGGAGGAATGATTGGCACGACAATTGGGCCGAAAGGGACCATGGAGACTGATAAGGATTCGTATAATTATCAGAAACAGTTGCAGGATAAGAAGTTTGAGCAGGAAGCACAGAAGATGTGGTTTAGGATGAGGAATGAGGTTATTCAGGAGCTTCAGGAGAAAGGGTATGATGTTGAGTGA
- the LOC133679307 gene encoding protein OCTOPUS-like isoform X3, with protein sequence MTQPPQPHPPKHRHPSCHRHPSKPVTGFCASCLRERLAGIDPDTHQETPVTHLAAELRRSKSYSSTTTRNNPNNNNASTTATTSEPRRKSCDVGPFRNTLSDLFHVDDKRRSSSIEKTKGFDSGLELKEEENLGEIRVSAQDANNSEGNVEDLEEDGELKTMKEFIDLEWERKKTGGRHLKDIAGSFWEVASVFSKKLGKWQRKHKRKEKIDGGNLGGLVKNEKLSVRKLRETQSEIGEYGFGRRSCDTDPRLSVDVARLSVDDSHYSFDEPRASWDGNLIGKTYPRLTPLVSVMEDVKLPSGAVENAKENDSLKNEGESSPGGTMLTMNYYSDRRRKSFDRSGSNRRVGLGDEEFKSMSNAKVSPETVGLFHGAKLLVTEKELRDSNWYSHKDHREENVDAVSKDVSSITGGGVRKKGFKFKKSHKWYGVWNIWGLMQRSSQRKCGDEESRVSGNAVHGPIPESWQNLSGVADGEANRIVSPKLIRSYTVSARDSCQMACSTNGAESKANGIKRGEELLLQRNRSTRL encoded by the exons ATGACCCAACCACCGCAACCTCACCCCCCAAAGCACCGCCACCCTTCCTGCCACCGCCACCCTTCCAAACCCGTCACTGGATTCTGCGCCTCCTGTCTCCGAGAACGCCTCGCCGGCATCGACCCTGACACCCACCAAGAAACCCCCGTGACCCATCTCGCCGCCGAGCTCCGTCGTAGCAAATCCTACTCCAGCACCACCACAAGAAACAACCCCAACAATAACAATGCCTCCACCACTGCCACCACCTCTGAGCCCCGCCGCAAATCATGCGACGTTGGACCGTTTCGTAACACTCTCTCTGATCTCTTCCACGTCGATGATAAAAGAAGAAGCTCCTCGATTGAAAAGACAAAGGGTTTTGATTCAGGGCttgaattaaaagaagaggAGAATTTAGGAGAGATTAGGGTTTCTGCGCAGGATGCGAATAACAGTGAAGGGAATGTGGAGGATCTTGAAGAGGATGGAGAgttaaaaacaatgaaagagTTTATAGACCTTGAATGGGAGAGAAAGAAAACTGGAGGGAGACATCTCAAGGACATTGCGGGGAGTTTTTGGGAGGTGGCTTCAGTGTTTAGTAAGAAATTAGGGAAATGGCAGCGAAAACATAAAAGGAAGGAGAAGATAGATGGGGGAAATCTTGGTGGTTTGGTGAAAAATGAGAAGTTGAGTGTCAGGAAATTGAGAGAGACGCAATCAGAGATTGGAGAGTATGGATTTGGGAGGAGATCTTGTGACACTGATCCAAGATTATCTGTGGACGTGGCACGGTTGTCTGTTGATGATTCTCACTATTCGTTCGATGAGCCTAGGGCTTCTTGGGATGGAAACTTAATTGGTAAAACTTATCCGAGGCTAACTCCATTGGTTTCGGTTATGGAGGATGTCAAGTTGCCTAGTGGTGCTGTTGAGAATGCAAAGGAGAATGATAGTCTGAAGAATGAAGGGGAAAGTAGTCCTGGAGGTACGATGCTAACTATGAATTATTATTCAGACAGGAGGAGGAAGAGTTTTGATCGTTCCGGATCTAATAGGAGAGTGGGGCTAGGGGATGAAGAGTTTAAATCAATGTCGAATGCCAAGGTGTCTCCTGAAACAGTTGGGTTATTCCATGGGGCAAAGTTGTTGGTCACAGAGAAAGAATTGAGGGACTCAAATTGGTACTCTCACAAAGATCACCGTGAGGAGAATGTGGATGCCGTTTCCAAAGATGTTAGTTCTATTACTGGTGGCGGGGTTAGGAAGAAGGGTTTCAAATTCAAGAAGTCGCATAAGTGGTATGGCGTGTGGAATATTTGGGGTTTGATGCAGAGGAGTAGTCAGAGAAAATGTGGAGATGAGGAGAGTCGAGTTAGTGGAAATGCGGTTCATGGGCCAATACCAGAGTCTTGGCAGAATTTGAGTGGCGTGGCCGATGGAGAAGCAAACAGGATTGTGAGCCCGAAGCTTATTCGGAGCTATACTGTGAGTGCAAGGGATTCCTGCCAGATGGCTTGCAGTACAAATGGTGCTGAGAGCAAAGCGAATGGCATTAAGAGAGGGGAAGAGCTTTTGCTGCAGCGGAACCGGAGTACCAG GCTCTGA
- the LOC133680127 gene encoding probable anion transporter 4, chloroplastic: MGCCLVVISYISYAMGGGYFIMGSTCYASNARHFADGVALPCMSNMIASLKGGEAKMLKKLYKPFLLDGSRRQNEPGLLGLQWLDFNFGNAIGLTQSPILLSKGSLFGPFISEYELEYILNKEWKSFPMENKSKARRIIPPFRRLLSKMPTWSLIVANTIHSWSLLPVSRFSSTEDEHHHLLRKICYSECCEQIYHVDLKHAAWFSAVPWRVMGFMGYFGGDPRHDSGVLRGTTNSVIYNEFGLILLVQDRILNTAGTLAAIVGTVGAGFFVELVGSFRGFLMLTSLLYFLAALFYNIFSTGENEF; the protein is encoded by the exons ATGGGGTGTTGCCTTGTGGTCATTAGCTACATTTCTTATGCCATGGGCGGCGGATACTTCATTATGGGCTCTACTTGCTACGCGAGCAATGCTCGGCATTTTGCTGATGGCGTGGCTCTTCCTTGTATGAGCAACATGATAGCAAG TTTAAAAGGCGGTGAAGCTAAAATGTTGAAGAAACTGtataaaccttttcttttagatgGTTCCCGGAGACAGAACGAGCCAGGGCTGTTGGGATTGCAATGGCTAGATTTCAACTTTGGAAATGCAATAGGACTCACGCAATCTCCAATCCTCTTGTCAAAAGGCAGTCTatttggtccattt ATTTCAGAGTATGAATTGGAGTACATATTAAACAAGGAGTGGAAATCTTTTCCCATGGAGAATAAATCCAAGGCAAGAAGAATAATCCCTCCTTTCAGGCGCTTGCTCTCTAAGATGCCAACTTGGTCCCTAATTGTTGCCAACACCATACATAGCTGG TCTTTGCTTCCAGTGTCTAGATTCAGCTCTACTGAGGACGAACACCATCACCTTCTG AGGAAGATATGCTATAGTGAATGTTGTGAACAGATATATCATGTTGACCTCAAACATGCAGCATGGTTTAGTGCTGTTCCATGGAGGGTGATGGGATTCATGGGATACTTTGGTG GAGATCCACGACATGATTCTGGTGTTTTACGTGGTACCACTAACTCTGTTATATATAATGAGTTTGGTCTGATTTTACTTGTTCAGGATA GAATATTGAATACTGCTGGAACATTAGCAGCCATTGTGGGAACTGTTGGAGCTGGTTTCTTTGTTGAACTAGTGGGATCTTTCCGTGGATTCTTGATGCTCACATcgctcttatattttcttgctgCTCTTTTCTACAACATCTTCTCCACCGGAGAGAATGAGTTTTGA